Within Ischnura elegans chromosome 6, ioIscEleg1.1, whole genome shotgun sequence, the genomic segment gattcaagggcgcagctaggaattaaggattggGGGTTTTacgcgcagctaatactacgggtctgtagggtaggtatagaaaactcgctaaggtaagcgggaggtgtgggggccctctcccaggcattttttaagataaatggttcaaaatagtggattttgcggctgtgtgaatagttatatatgttttgtttgttactcatccgtccccctaatattagttacaaaatgttttgtaaaaaaattctctgagctcttggggggttttatcccccaaaaacctccctcgctgcgtcactgcttcgcttcgctatattcaTTTAGCTTCATACTCTTTATCTTGcccctgataacaaaacaaaaactgttgtttatcagaatgtgcttgacgcaagacattaaaccggAATTGGCACACCGTGGTGCGCTTACGCaggcagcacgtttacgcagtgcattttttccaagcaGAGATACTATACCTTGCGCGTCTAAAGACATTTGATACAAATGCTGGTTCATGGGGGCTTTTCTTATacaattttgagcatcagtcaagcgtcggtctagcgttgtgttcacctgccccgtgaacgggccaagtttacgcaacagactaaacatttttatggttaataacacaaataacCAACAattgaatgcgtataatttttatttcatgaactgctttattaaaccacaatgcccaaaatttcttaagctaaaacgtaagaaaatttgttgaaaaaaatccgcgtaatcgtgctccgatccaccctatgtagattcaataaagaaaatgtctttctgacaagcaattttggtactcatttacgtagttttattgaatttgtatccttattttattataataaattaaccatgattaaaaacgatacagccgctcttgatttataaatggtgtaagtaaactgtaagttcattgattgttaggcggtacgaagttcgccgggtcagctagtaaattaTAAATGACATGTTACAAGGAGATGTATTGCTACCATGACTCCCTATTATTCCAACAGATATGCCAATTGAATGgaaacgggttcaatttccaattagattggcattcacAATGACAAGTCTCAAGCCCAAACGATGTGTTTTTGTGGCTTTGAGGCACACCGTGTTCTTCAAACGGACAATTATACATGGCATGTTCACGCGTGGGAAAACAATAAAGCTTGTTAGTTTTGGCTaaagatagatttactaaaaatatcataAACTCCATTGACCTAAGaggctgataatgttttttttaatagtcataaTTTGAGATAAAGATGTCATTTGACATGTATTAattactagcaggccactcggtgttgctcgggaagtatagtacccagagaatTGGTAAACTTGGGactgggaattcatggtcacatggcaggatttttaggtaaaagaacagagcaggtctgatgatggtatacatatataacagcaaacaatggaaacaatgatttTTGTATATCGCGCACGGGATGAACTTACGCATACCCCAGAAAAAAGTTTTGCACCAAGAGTATTAACAGATAAGAGTAGATTTCTTTTAGTTATGTTTTACCAGACCGTGTCAAGGGTTTTGTCTACCCAGCAGGATtaccaaccacagaagttgcatgcCGTGACGTAATCaatggtaatgaaataaggaCGCAAAGAACTTGTCGAacaaaaccaaaagtagcactacgtaATTTGgtagcatgagatgcaccaacgaactaactttggttgacaaacagacgtcctcttttatatatataaaagataataaaagaacaatgaattaaaaaaatgaatgtttactgtTTCGTATAGGTCAACATCTTTCACagcattttcttcttttagtcTTATACCACATCAccacacacttacaataagttagCTATTTGTTTTTTGGCCACCAAAATACTGGGTGTTCAtgaatgaatatcggggttttagcgctttataatatttattacattatacttacagttacaaattatatgtcaaatgaattataatttatttgatcGACGAATTTCAGCTTATTTACTTATTGAAGTAAGGAATATTATTAAAACTCTCAACTCATTACAAATCCAACATCGTATACCTACCGCATGTACTGGGAAGACATTAAATCACTTTTTCACAAAGCTTTTTAAGATAATTGCTGCATAAATGTCAACACCCAACTTCAAATTGCTGCTTAAGTAGTCTGATAAGAATTGTTTCTTGAACGACATAGatccttttccactttcaagaaatatttttgaattctcATATCCACTGAAAAATTAGCCGAGTGGTTGTAAGGCAAAAACAACGATAACtaaatatacaacaattgccatgagaaaaattcccccggaccgggaatcgaaccacggacctttggctttccgtggTTCGattgtggtctgcgcagtggcccggaaagccaaaggtccgtggttcgattcccggtccaggggaattttttctcatggccattttttgctgtatatttcaccgccgttcacgcggcaggtttagaaatattacacataccgctttgcgcggctttagcgcaggtatgaggctctcaaccggttgtggcttcttggaagtcctttctccctcgcgttgccatccttgatggaccgcgagggcctaacacctagtaccatgagcctcggtattattgccatgagaattaaagaacctggatagcgtagtggtctgcgcagtggcccggaaagccaaagttccgtggttcgattcccggtccaggggaatttttctcatggcaattgttgtatatttcaccgccgttcacgcggcaggtttagaaatattacaaacgATAACTAAATCAAATGCCATTATTGCACCAAAAACAATCACAGAATTGGAGAGGGGCGTTGAACTACGCTACAACAAAACACTATGGCCTCTCTTCTTCAATGCTGCAGTCTTCTCCTCAAAACGTAGTGAATACTCGACCTCTGACATACTTGAAGTAACTCACTTTCACTTCTTTCTTTGGGCAAACTCTGAGTAAAACTCAAGTTTAGCGCGAAATTTTCTGACGATCGGTGTCTAAGAGTAATTTggatttttcatcttcattttccaagaaaattcgCATGTGAAGGGTGAagaggcttactccgttcatccccggtggccaaagtgcaatttaTAACTTATACAATAAGCAACTTACATATAGCAAACAGATAGCTATGTTTGTGTTTTCCCGGTGGGTGCAATAAATGGCTTAAGCCTATTCGGCAGTCGTTTACCCTGCATGCGGTTGATGAGGCCGCTACGGAGGAGTCAGAAGgtcaatgtgccgcgtgaggacgAAAACAAGTTGGTCTAACGATAGAACAGGGTGGAGAAGCATTTGTAGGGGTTTTTTTGCTtctgaatgcattcaagtttttttaGATTACTATATACCCAgctgatacggaggagacagaaggtatggatggagcgagtactaagcggggaggggatgctgaaaatggtgttagagggtagaatgttcgggaaactccgacctcagcattgactTAACTATAATGACGCAAGGCCATGACGCGGGTGGCGGCCGGATTGGGGCGTGGTAGGACTcgatgaaatgaatatttttgggtttaattcaatttttttacatattttattttccataaggAATATAAACCTCATGAATAAACGTCTTATCTAAAAATAGTACATTTTTTCGTCCATAAAAGGTTTCCAGTTGACTTTACTTATTATTTACGTTTCTCCAAAAATCAGTCTCCTGAGAACTCCAGCGGAAGGTAATAATTGCGGAGCAAAAGTACGCATCTGAGTATATTgttattattctaccgattaaggtagttttccatggagtactgaagaagtgatctaggagcctccctttccttccagcactgccttcttcaattcactgtaaggcctactccctttcaatctatctcataatcctattcttttccctcctctccctcatcTCCCTGAACGTCCTTTCTTgagaaatttaaataagaaaatgggGAGAGAGAAGTGAAAGAATTGGCATGGGAGAGGTGTAATTGAGGACTTCATTCAATTGGACCGAGGATTGTTGCATTAATGATAACTACTCATCTTAGACTGTTGAAagtcttttttattccttcagtaGGTACTATTGCTAAAAAAACGTTGATATAGTCCATTAATTTCCTGAAATATGCATAGTTAAAATCGTGCACCAAAAACACTGTTTCTGCTCAGATAATGCACTGGAAGCGTTTAAATTTATCAtcacatcattattattattatttatattattattatatattaataagttAGATACGCTTCGCTGAGCAATTTTCGTTGAAGCTTGAAATAGAAGATACTTAGCAACGCAACAACAACATATTTTGACAAATATAGTTGGTAATAGGTTTCACAAGTTCACAAATAGCGTGTCACAAATTCACAATTTCCCCATTACTGATGCCCTTCCCTGTAAAAGGTTTCCGAGTTCTTTTTAGTGCAGAAATATGGTGCTCTTGACGTTGGGCATTTGTATTCATCTAGCAGGATATCGTCCAATGTCCTTGATTTGGCTCCAACTGGCTCCAGCATGTTATTCCACAGAAGGATGGACGCTAATAAGCAATTTAAATACCATTTAACGCTTAAAGCAATGAATGATGATaggattattaattttaaaaactacgaTAAGCTATTATGATTGTTGTCTCCGTTTCCGGTTTCATAAACGTTTATATTTCTTTAGGTCTAAATTCTTAATCACAGGAATgcatttttgcattgtttttggaataattggttttcctattttttttcaaataaatatgaattctTTACCCTTGTGAATTATTTAAGAAGGGAATAGGTAGCAATCTTCTAAAATTACCTGTTGCCAATCCTCTTTGGTTCAGATGGAAGCACTCCTTCGTCCAAATAGGAGGTCTCTCCTTCAAATATCGTACAAGTTGTGGATTTTCTGGCTCGCCTAATTTAGTTGGACCGTTGAGAATCGCAGGAAAGGGTTGAAAAGTCACGGCAAAATCTTCTCTGCCCTCGTATCTTCCACTTAACGTCTTTAAGAAAGAGACGTAGAGATACTCCTTGGTATGAACGAGCATTTTTGTGACAGGACACTGTATATGACATATACCATGTGtgagaaaattttatggaaaaaggtGCTCCTCTTTCTTAAATATAATGTTTCTTAGGAGAATTCCTCAGTGTGGAAAATTAAGTGGTTAGTAAAATTTAATTACCAAGTACTTCGAAGTGTCTTTGAAACTTTCCCAAGAAAACAGCGACGTATACTGGgaggagaaatattttgtcgCGAAATTGTGATCCTGGTTAGCCGATGCCAGCGAATGATGGTCCATGGGGGTCATGTTGAAGAACACAACACAACGGAACCCAATGATTCAATTGATTTGCCTGGAAAGCCGAGGAGGGGAATGGAGTGGGGGGAAtgaaggatggaggcgccgcacagtgggcggaaatcgaaaaaagctggccaaaaccccaatttttcactattttttttaaatccaaaagttacgtagtattgttctagaatgtctagacacccaaatacgttaactttttaaaatttatttattctctttatatgtgtaatatccttcgaaaagcgataaaaaatcgcgaagttccaaatctacgtttttttaaaaaaatctctatgtTTGCTGCCCTGGTGtgtgaacaaaacataaatattgttctattggcgaatacaaaacgataatatatatcttttagaTACTATAACGCTATTCATCGTGGAAAACAAGACTTTCCGAATGgccataatatattaattaaaaattaactgtttttcgttcaaattttaactaaatcagagataaacttacttatctccgcttatctccgcggagatattaTCATCAACAGTTAGAGCGAGGTTTATTCTATGTAACGGAACGATAAAATCATGCGCATACTTGCAACTTTTCCACTTTTGttgataaatgtaaaataacgcACGGCGCGTAGCGGAGCGGCGTCGCAGCGCTCGGAACAGAGGGTGTTCTGATTGTctaattctttggaaaactagGATTGTAATCACACTGGCCattcactttgcatttttcaCATATTCCCTTGAATGCTTTTTGGGCGATTCCCAGCAACTGCGTTTTAATCCTTTCCTAGAACTCCGCAGTGTTCAGACCCTGTCCGCGGTTCACCCAGACGGCAATAAATAGCCCTTATCACTGTCCCTTGCCGTCTTTTGTGTACCGCGGCAACTGGTTCCTGTGCGTAAAAGCTTCTAGGGGCACGTGCAAGGAGTATTGGTCATAAAGtgcattttcctaaaattaattcCTGAATATTGGTTACGAGTGGAGGCCTCGAGGAAGACCATTGACGCTTTTTGAGAGAGCAAGTGATAGgtccaaaagaagaaaaacagaATGATGTGAGAAGCAGCACTTCGAAAAAAGAATTATGTGTGGCAACTTCAATTCAGTTACGTGCCACAGGAGATGatgctgcagaaaaaaatattaaattagcaacaaaaatcACACCAATCAGGGCCAAGAGAATACTTGACAAAtggagaaggaaataaatagcTCAATCAGAATTATCGGGGGAAGAGGCTATTTCCCTTATTGTAACGGGCCATCTGACAAAGACGCAGTATATATTAATTCGTGAAATGGCGAGAAAACATGGCCACAAAATATACCCAAGTTACGACCAAATCAGTTTGGCAAAAAGTGCAGCATATCCTGAGGGATATCTATTTCTGAAGAAAAATGTGAAGTTAACTTGCAGTCTCTATTAAATCACACAGCCTCTAGAATAATATGTAAATGGGGTTTTAAGGGAAGTTCTGGCCATTCCCAGTACAAGCAAACATGTGAGACTCCTAATGAAAGATACGAAAGCTTGTTCGCGACCTCTCTTGTACCACTACACTGTTAAACACCATATCAGGTAAGCACATTTAGAAATAGTAGAAATAGTAGTATTAGCACCACGCAACGTTCACATTCTGAAAcgtaaataatagtttttttgatACAGGAAAATCTTTATCCTCGCCTCGTCTAATCCTCGCCCATCATCGACCAGATTTTGTCGAACAATAAGAATTCGATGGACCCGAGTAACGAGAGAGGTTTCCGTGGAAGAAGAAAGATATATTAATTAGCTGATAAAGAACCTTTGACCAATTCAGATCGAAATTATTTTGGTGACTTTCAAATTATTGCTTACAAATATTGATGGAAAGATATGGCATATAAAGATAATGATAATAACtcgtttttatcaattatttactcttcaatttatatctaaattCTTTCATTGCTTGGTTTTGTAGGCATGCTATGCATTGGCAGAAACGAGCAGCATGAAACGCTATCTGTCAGCTGCAAATATATGAGGCTGTATTTACTAAATATTGTTGTTCCACGGCcaaaatttatgtcaaaatttattcGTGGTTCTATATGCCACCTACTGTGCATTAAGTTTTGATTCACGGTGCGGCAGTTATTAAGGACGCAAGTATTCGTATTGGCCAGCTTTCCGAGGAGGCTTTGGAAGCAAGGAATAAAGATATTCGACGATTTAGAGAGCATCACTCGCGAAAAATAGCCATACTAGCCACTAATCACGAACTTTTTCACGGAATACTTCTTACGTGCGACCCATATATTTCATCTACtccaaaatttggtaaaaatacaaagaagaatGTACCTGAACTAGTCAGAAAACTTCCTTTGacgaagaaattgattcagaTGCTGAAGATGAAGATTCAGGATCAGATCTGGGTTTTGACTTTTCATGCGCCTAATTGattttttatcgttaattttACTAAATTGTGTTCGTGAGAAAGTATTAAACTGCTAATTCGTATTGAAAATAGAAGACTTATgaagtaaatatcaaaatattacactgatggaaaaatatttggggtaAATACCAAAAATTAGCAACCCATCTGATGACGCAAAAACGGCCTCTCCGTCATTTTGTTTTTAGATCATCTTCTTGTAGAGATAGAGTCccaaaaacactaaaattggaTTCTTCAGATCAAAAACTTCTAGAATCACCACAAATTAGCcataaattagccaaaaattcttccacagaggtttaggccagcttttttcgatttccgcccactgtgcgccgccgccataggagcccgtcgacgcctcccgGAGAGGATGTTGATGATAGGGTGTGATAGGGAATACCCGCGTTGTCATTGAGACAACGGGGCCATCTAATAGTGATACCGTTACATGATTTACCGACGAAATCTACAGATTTTTTTATGAGGAGAACAACCATTGGTCATTTCAATGGATAGATATATagttggatagctgatgccaataggtACCCAAATTACCGATGATGTATCggtcgaaaacgcaacatttcAAACTACATAAACTTTGAGGAGTTCAATCAATTATAGAGAGGAGAATCAATTATAAAATAGGGAAGAGTATTGTTTAAGCGTTAAATTCAAGAAAACGTATAGACACAATCGTGCTAAAAGGAGATCCAGGATAAGTGCGGTACGTTGAAAGGAATGACATTTTAGTTGGGAATCTTAGAATTGAATTAAACGATAAATGGTTGGATAACAATTAAATCTACTGTACTTGTACAGATATAGTACGTAATTCGAGTGGGTTAGCTGTTAGCAGTGCATAATCTTTGACTGTGACCCTAAAAATAATCGACAAAAATGTCGTAATGAATTAAATAACAGTCAATAGCCATATCTTATCGGAGAAAGACGAGTAATATAAAAACAGAGCACTAACATGAATTTTACGGTACGAGTAATTAGGAAATAAGTTAGGATAGGGATCCTTGGGTTATTTTGGAGTTGAAATACCTTTTGCTATCACTCAAAATTGGAAATGCTTGCCAATGCTATGTCCAGCATGGAAGAAACTGTCTAACCATTACAAAGCTATACTGCTGCATAGGTTAGATATAGTGTGTTTTTATTCTTCTATCATCTCTCTCTCAAACCACAAATTCATCACAGGAGTATCAAAGGATTCAACTGGTTACACTTATTGCGAAATTCAAGGTTTTAAGGGAGAGTTTGAATTTTCATGTTGCTACACCCTTTGTTGACTGAAAGGgtgaataattagtttttttaagtCAGCCAAGAATATAAGAATATTAAAGCATGCATTTGAATTCGAGTGAAGTAATGCCATATGCCTTAAATTACCATGCAAAAGGAAATACTAAATTACCAGTTCTTCTTCAACTGCCTGATACTCTCGGACTTGTGAACTAATGTTGACCTTGGTCACCTCAATATTAGGGCTAATATATAAGCAGGAACAGAACACACGACGAATAACTTCGCATGTCAATGAACTTGGAATCCTCGCCGAGATAGTTGGATCTGGAAAATGGAAATAGTTCAGATGTTGAGCCATCGTTTCAGTGAGTGATCCATGAGGTACGGTGCAAGCCAAAACCAGGAAGTATCGTAATTCTTCACAATTCCaaaccaggcatgcagcactcatccttcATCGGAAACGCAGGCGTTCGCCGGATACAGACTAAGCATGCCGGACAACGACACACGGTCAGGCCTGAAACTAGGAGAgtctaaggacacgaacatgcaaCCATGCATATAAAACTAAATGTTagtaatggaaaaaaggaaaagctagcatagtaagtgattcatgcatgagttataacatatggaaaattcatgcagatagttATTAGGTAGTGACAAATATAATGAGTTATTTGTTAGAGagggaatctgcaatatttcaagggtctgaaacaatattaaaattcgTGAGATTGCGCAATTCTATTAATGATAATCACTCAAATCTCTCGTTATTTTAAGCtcaaagattgtttcagacaacgGTATTGTAGGGGTATTCCaacgttatttttaaaattgactgtAGTAGTCTCCAAACTCgttagaaatttaaatatttagctCCCGTTATTTTGTGAATACATCACGCACACATTTCTGGAATGAGAAGAAGGatataaatactgaaaataacGTTATAGGAATTCACTTTCCCCTGAACTATACCGCTTGTCATAAATAGAACAAGATGCCAACTGATGTTAACGATAGCACATATGTTAaaacatttgaactgaaatattATGATTGCTTACTTTTTCGGTAATAGCATAtctgttaaaacatttttactaaaatttatgaaaatttactgTCTTGGGAATACCACAAGttgcactaatattttttttcaaatttatgttcttgctattatggttcatttttttgctgtagcattttttaatttttttagttaggAATACAAGAgaacgaaacattttcatatcCTGAATTGGAACCAGTCTCACCTAAAATTGAAAGCAGGTTTACGTACAACCTGGGCACATGTTTGTACAAGTAGTCCAGCGCTTTTTGTAAGTGGAGAAAATGCTGTCGAGAGGAGTGCTTTTCTCGATCAAAGCAATGACAGGAGCAGAGGTCATTATGTCCAATAAGTATGGTGAGGAGCtataagaaaaaaagataaaacattTTTCGAAATTATCGACAGCTTAAGTCAAGGAAGTTctctcagaaaataatgaaataccattttcaattccaaaacaGGTATATTCCTCCATTATTTACCATCAACTAGTAGAAATAACATTTTACCAAACAATGGCCAAAAATAgcgcttaaaaattataattttatttaaggtCTTAGGATGATATTAATCTGAGCATAAGAAAAGTATTGATTAAAACTAAGTTGCTATTTACACTATTTCCTGATTTTCCGGTCGTATATGCCGAATAAAATTACGCATCATGCCAGTTTATTTTTAGTTATTGTCATTAAAATACGGTTGCTGAAGTCAAATAATGCATATTAGTTTCATGAAAATGTCAATTTTGTATGCtcaaaaaatcgaaaaaacaTTAGGTTAGtagtataatttttgaaatttctatggTAAATTTTTGCTTATTCTTATCAACGGATGTCATTGTGATATAAtctctttttaagaaaatatgctaAGTTTTTTGGGTTTCACTCAGAATGGAATTTCCTGACCTTCCAGTCATTGTTGAAGTCAATTCTCTTGTCCCTCTTCATTTTCTTCAGCAATAGCCGCACTTGGTCATGAATGTCGTCATCTATCGCTCCTGCGATAGCGACGTTTAGCTGAGCATTATATGACAAAAAATCTCCTCCTCCTTTAGCGAAACCAATCACATTAGGGTTGAAAATCTTAATTAGATTCGGCAGGGTAGTGATTTCACGCCATGTTCCGGCACCTCCTGTTCGTATGTAAGAGGTATTGCAAATCAATAAtgattaaaatcatttcaaaaaatgATCAGTTACATAAAATGATAAGTTTAGTTATTTTTGTCTTAAAACGTGTTAACTAGAGATACATTCCATACGGGTATTGAGATCGTGAGCAATTTTATCCAGGGTTTCTTAAATTATGCCGGAAAACTAAACGAAATGAAAATTCGTGATCTCCTAGAGCACCATGATTTTTAATCAGAGTATGCATTTAATTCAACGTGGCTTAAAAATTAAGTATCGTAAAAAATTGGGTAAATTATTTCAGCTTGTAAACTGGTGTAGGAGATATTATCTTAAACGAATCATGAATTTTCCTGGCTGCACATTTTTATCCATTGCGATAGCCGTTTCAACGCCAATTAACGAGGGCTGTGTTGGGTTGGGTTCGTTTCAACGCCTATTAAAATTCCAACCCGACAAATTATT encodes:
- the LOC124161358 gene encoding phospholipase B1, membrane-associated-like; translation: MDEGSEGVFSQNTLFRAICLLLAIVFGHAEVVNRDQYSASGKKPATDVFSHLIEDTRNLRYPQNNPYREPIQDRIPPWIPHPCEVDPEGAGWRSKSRPTTVHKLRPGDIDVIAAIGDSLSVGNSAREIYPFSLLIQDRGVSMTGGGAGTWREITTLPNLIKIFNPNVIGFAKGGGDFLSYNAQLNVAIAGAIDDDIHDQVRLLLKKMKRDKRIDFNNDWKLLTILIGHNDLCSCHCFDREKHSSRQHFLHLQKALDYLYKHVPRLYVNLLSILDPTISARIPSSLTCEVIRRVFCSCLYISPNIEVTKVNISSQVREYQAVEEELTLSGRYEGREDFAVTFQPFPAILNGPTKLGEPENPQLVRYLKERPPIWTKECFHLNQRGLATASILLWNNMLEPVGAKSRTLDDILLDEYKCPTSRAPYFCTKKNSETFYREGHQ